Sequence from the Burkholderia stabilis genome:
CGCACCACTAACCGGCGCGTCGCCCGACCAGGAAAAGCCCGCCTCCGGCGGGCTTTTTCATGTCCGCGCTGCGGGTTTCCGCCCACCGGCCCTACCGGCCGCTTGCGGCTAAAATACAGGTCTGGCTCGCACTTCTTTCAACATGTCCCGACGCATCATTCCTCTCGCCGACGTCAGCGGGATGCCGGACGTCTCCGGCGTCGCGCATGCCCCTGACGGCACACTGGCCGACACGTTCGCCAGGCCGCTGCGCGACCTGCGCATTTCGGTGACGGATCGCTGCAACTTCCGCTGCGTGTACTGCATGCCGCGCGCGGTCTTCGACAAGGACTATCCGTTCCTGCCACACAGCGCGCTGCTCACGCACGAGGAAATCGAACGCGTGGCGCGGCTCTTTGTCGCACACGGCGTCGAGAAGATCCGCATCACGGGCGGCGAACCGCTGCTGCGCAAGAATCTCGAATTCCTGATCGAGCGCCTCGCGCGCCTGACGACACACAACGGCCGCCCGCTCGACCTGACGCTGACGACCAACGGCTCGCTGCTCGCGCGCAAGGCGCGCGCACTGAAGGACGCCGGACTCACGCGCGTGACGGTCAGCCTCGACGCGCTCGACGATGCGCTGTTCAAGCGCATGAACGATGCCGAGTTCGCGAGCGCCGACGTGCTCGACGGCATCTTCGCCGCGCAGGCCGCGG
This genomic interval carries:
- the moaA gene encoding GTP 3',8-cyclase MoaA — protein: MSRRIIPLADVSGMPDVSGVAHAPDGTLADTFARPLRDLRISVTDRCNFRCVYCMPRAVFDKDYPFLPHSALLTHEEIERVARLFVAHGVEKIRITGGEPLLRKNLEFLIERLARLTTHNGRPLDLTLTTNGSLLARKARALKDAGLTRVTVSLDALDDALFKRMNDAEFASADVLDGIFAAQAAGLAPVKVNMVVKRGTNDSEILPMAERFRGTGVILRFIEYMDVGTSNGWNMTEVLPSADVVARIAEHFPLVPLEPHTAAETAQRWGYADGSGEIGVISSVTQAFCGDCTRARLSTEGKLYLCLFASTGHDLRALVRGGASDAEIATAIARIWQARTDRYSQLRGNAPAESAPDGTGKRVEMSYIGG